In one Rutidosis leptorrhynchoides isolate AG116_Rl617_1_P2 chromosome 8, CSIRO_AGI_Rlap_v1, whole genome shotgun sequence genomic region, the following are encoded:
- the LOC139861567 gene encoding probable methionine--tRNA ligase, producing MGDIPTGAGDNRKPTKLPIAGKRNILITSALPYVNNVPHLGNIIGCVLSADVFARYCRLRGYNAIYVCGTDEYGTATETKALEENCTPKEICDKYHAIHRDVYNWFNISFDEFGRTSAPEQTEVCQAIFKKLLENNWLSENTMQQLYCDKCSKFLADRLVEGSCPTPGCNYDSARGDQCEKCGKLLNPTELINPRCKVCASSPRIRDTDHLFLELPLLEGKLREYISTMSVAGSWSQNAIHATNAWLKEGLRQRCITRDLKWGVPVPLEKFKDKVFYVWFDAPIGYVSITKSYTPEWEKWWKNPENVELFQFMGKDNVPFHTVMFPSTLIGTGENWTMMKTISVTEYLNYEAGKFSKSKGVGVFGNDAKDTNIPVEVWRYYLLTNRPEVSDTLFTWADLQAKLNSELLNNLGNFINRVLSFIAKDPGYNSIVPDAPGAESHALTKVFGDKVGNFVDQYVEAMEKVKLKQGLKIAMSISGEGNAYLQESQFWKLYKEDLPSCSIVMRTSVGVVYLLTCLLEPFMPSFSVEVLKQLNLPLQLSLSDDKGDVAKAKTPWEFIPVGHKIGTPVPLFKELKDDEVEFFRNKFAGSQADRADRAVKEEAEAKKITEKLKNTKITDKSGKKEKPAKSTGEAKTKAAVEQELTISRLDIRVGIITQVEKHPDADSLYVEKIDVGEEQPRTVVSGLVKFIPLEEMQNRKVCVLCNLKPATMRGIKSQAMVLCASTSDHTKVELVEPPASAVIGERVTFSGFSGEPDDILNPKKKVWETLQLDLHTDKDLVACFKDLPFNTSAGVCKVSSISDGSIR from the exons ATGGGAGATATACCGACCGGCGCCGGAGACAATCGGAAGCCGACGAAGCTTCCGATTGCCGGCAAACGAAACATCTTAATTACTAGTGCTCTGCCTTACGTCAACAACGTGCCTCACCTCGGAAACATAATTGGAT GTGTGTTGAGTGCAGATGTGTTTGCTAGGTATTGTAGGTTGAGAGGATACAACGCTATATACGTATGCGGTACCGATGAATACGGTACGGCGACTGAAACGAAAGCTTTGGAAGAGAATTGTACTCCTAAAGAAATATGTGACAA GTATCATGCGATTCATAGAGACGTGTATAATTGGTTTAATATAAGTTTTGATGAATTTGGAAGAACTTCAGCTCCAGAGCAGACTGAAGTTTGCCAAGCGATTTTTAAGAAATTGTTGGAGAATAATTGGCTTTCTGAGAATACAATGCAGCAG CTTTACTGTGATAAATGCAGTAAGTTTCTAGCTGATCGACTTGTTGAGGGCAGCTGCCCGACACCAGGTTGTAATTATGATTCTGCACGAGGTGATCAATGTGAAAAATGTGGAAAGCTGTTAAATCCAACAGAACTTATTAATCCCAGATGCAAG GTCTGTGCGAGCAGCCCTAGAATCCGTGATACAGATCACTTGTTTCTTGAACTCCCTTTGTTGGAAGGTAAACTTCGTGAATACATCAGCACCATGTCAGTGGCTGGCTCATGGAGTCAGAATGCAATTCATGCAACAAATGCATGGCTAAAAGAAGGATTGAGACAGCGTTGTATTACCCGAGACTTAAAGTGGGGTGTCCCTGTCCCTCTTGAAAAATTTAAAGACAAG GTTTTTTATGTATGGTTTGATGCACCTATTGGGTACGTCTCAATTACTAAATCCTACACACCTGAGTGGGAGAAGTGGTGGAAAAATCCTGAAAATGTGGAGCTATTTCAGTTTATGGGCAAGGATAACGTTCCATTTCACACT GTAATGTTTCCTTCTACACTAATTGGCACTGGTGAGAACTGGACTATGATGAAGACTATTAGTGTTACAGAGTACCTAAACTATGAGGCAG GCAAGTTCTCAAAAAGTAAGGGTGTAGGCGTGTTTGGGAATGATGCAAAGGATACAAACATCCCTGTAGAAGTATGGCGTTATTATTTGTTAACCAATAGACCAGAG GTATCAGACACGTTATTTACATGGGCAGATTTGCAAGCGAAGCTAAACAGTGAATTGCTAAATAATTTGGGCAATTTCATCAATCGTGTTTTGAGCTTTATTGCTAAAGATCCAGGATACAATTCTATAGTTCCTGATGCACCAGGTGCAGAATCACATGCCTTAACAAAAGTATTTGGAGACAAAGTTGGTAACTTTGTTGACCAATATGTAGAGGCCATGGAGAAG GTCAAGCTAAAACAGGGATTGAAAATTGCAATGAGTATCTCTGGTGAGGGAAATGCATACCTACAA GAAAGTCAATTTTGGAAGCTTTACAAGGAAGACCTTCCTTCGTGTTCTATAGTCATGAGAACTTCAGTGGGAGTAGTTTATCTTCTTACGTGTCTATTAGAACCTTTCATGCCATCTTTTTCAGTTGAG GTACTCAAGCAGCTTAATTTGCCCCTTCAACTATCACTTTCTGATGATAAAGGGGATGTTGCAAAAGCCAAAACTCCTTGGGAGTTCATTCCCGTTGGTCACAAAATTGGTACCCCTGTGCCATTGTTTAAAGAATTG AAAGATGACGAAGTTGAGTTTTTTAGGAATAAGTTTGCTGGAAGTCAAGCTGACCGTGCGGACAGGGCTGTAAAGGAAGAAGCTGAAGCGAAGAAAATTACTGAAAAGTTAAAAAACACAAAAATAACTG ATAAAAGTGGAAAGAAAGAGAAACCGGCTAAATCCACAGGTGAAGCCAAAACTAAGGCTGCTGTTGAACAGGAACTTACAATTAGTAGACTTGATATTCGTGTTGGAATTATTACTCAAGTTGAGAAACATCCTGATGCTGATTCTTTGTACGTTGAAAAAATCGATGTTGGTGAAGAACAGCCTAGGACTGTTGTTAGTGGGCTTGTTAAATTTATTCCTCTTGAGGAGATGCAG AACCGGAAGGTATGTGTTCTGTGCAATTTAAAGCCAGCAACCATGCGTGGAATCAAATCACAAGCTATGGTTCTTTGTGCATCTACTAGTGATCACACCAAG GTTGAATTGGTTGAACCACCTGCATCGGCTGTTATTGGAGAAAGAGTGACATTTTCTGGATTTAGTGGGGAGCCTGATGACATTCTGAACCCGAAAAAGAAGGTTTGGGAGACTCTTCAATTGGATTTACATACAGACAAGGATCTTGTAGCTTGCTTTAAAGATCTGCCATTTAATACTTCTGCTGGTGTTTGCAAGGTTTCATCCATATCTGATGGATCAATTCGATAA